The sequence below is a genomic window from Thermus hydrothermalis.
TGGTGAAGTAGGCGGCGAAGAGGAGAACGAGGAAAGGGAGGACGGTGGGGGCGAAGACCCGGTCCGGCGCCGGATCCCGCAGGAGGAAGCGGGCGAGCCCGTAACCCGCCTCCAGGGGAAGGAGGGCTCCCAGGAGGAGGAAGACGGGGATGAGGCTGTGGCCCGTGTTCCAGACCCAGGGGTTGCGTTGCTGGAGGGCGATGAGGAGAAGGGCGAGGAGGAATGCCGTCGTCCTAGGGCGGTACCCCAGGAGAAGGAGGAAGGCGAGGAGCCCGATGGCGAGAAAGAGGAGGCGGTTCCAGACCTCCCCGCCCAGGAAGAAGGGGAGAAAAACGTCCGCAACCTCTAGGACTTCGTGCCGGCGAAAAAGCCCCCCTTCGGAGAAAAACGCCTCGTACCAGCGGGCGAGGGTGAACCAGTCTGCGAGGAGGGTTCCCCCAAGGAGGACGCGGAAGACGGTGAGGCCTAGGGGCGAAAGCGAGAGGCCCTGGAGAAGAGCCCGCCACCCGCTATCTACCCCTAAGCCTCCGCGGAGGGTCATGGCAGGTTCTTCAGGAGCTCCTTCGCCCGGTTAACCTCCTCAGGAGTCAGGCGCTTCTGCCAGTCGGAAAGGAGGCTTTGGGCAGGGGGGTGCTTCCAAGCGGCGGCTAAGGCGAGGTAGGCGAGGCCGAGGGCGCGCTCCCCGGGCGCCACGCCCTCCAGGATGCAAAGGCCGTAGATGGTGGCTACACCTGCCTGTAACTTGGCTTGGTCCTTCGCCAGGCGGCACGCCTCAGGGCGGTTCTGAACGAGACCCCCTTGGCCGAAGTAGAGGGCGGTGGCCCAGACCGCGGTGGCGGCGGGTTCGAATCCCACCAGGGGCCGGGCGAGCTCGAGAGCGCGCTTTTGGTCGGGTGGACCCCCGATCCCGAAGAAGAAGTCGTAGGCGAGGAAGCCTCGGGCGAGGAAGTACCCCCGGGCAGCTGCCCGCTCCCAGTACTCCCGAGCCTTCTTGGGGTCCCTGGAAAGACCGGGGAGGTCCGAGGAGGCGAGGTACCGGGCGGCCACGTTGAGGGCAACAGGGTCACCCGTGGCCGCGGCTTCCTGGATGAGCTTGACGCCCTCGTTTATGTCCTGCTTCAGTCCAGCACCACCCCCTATGAGGAACATGGCGTACAGCGCCTTACCCCCGGGGTAGCCGCGCTCCATGCTTTCCCGTGCGTACCGAAAGCCTTTTTGATCGTCCTGCGCCACGCCAATTCCGTTGGCGTACAAAATAGCGAGCCCCCAGCTACCCCAGCCGCTTCCCTTGGCCTGGGCCCACTCGAAGTACCTCCGGGCCCTCTCCAGGTCCCTGGGGTAGGCAACCCCGTTGAGGTAGAGGACGCCCAAAGCCGCCCCTGCCTCGGGATCGCCCGCCTGGTAGGCCTCCACGAGGCGGGCGTAGGCCTCTTGGTTGCCGCTCTCCACCGCGGCCACGAGGTCCCAGCCCTCCTGAGGGGAAAGGGCCAGGGCAGAAGCTCCAACCGCCAGAAGCAACAGAAAAGCGATCCTTCTCACGCTATCACCCCAACGAGCATTGTACCGGCAGACCATGAGAGGGCCTCGTCAGAAGAAGCCCTTAGTCCCAACACTCTCGGGCAAGCGGTAAAGCATCTCTGGGAGCTTTTCTATTTGGCCCTTCCACCGTG
It includes:
- a CDS encoding tetratricopeptide repeat protein, which produces MLLAVGASALALSPQEGWDLVAAVESGNQEAYARLVEAYQAGDPEAGAALGVLYLNGVAYPRDLERARRYFEWAQAKGSGWGSWGLAILYANGIGVAQDDQKGFRYARESMERGYPGGKALYAMFLIGGGAGLKQDINEGVKLIQEAAATGDPVALNVAARYLASSDLPGLSRDPKKAREYWERAAARGYFLARGFLAYDFFFGIGGPPDQKRALELARPLVGFEPAATAVWATALYFGQGGLVQNRPEACRLAKDQAKLQAGVATIYGLCILEGVAPGERALGLAYLALAAAWKHPPAQSLLSDWQKRLTPEEVNRAKELLKNLP